In one Polaribacter sp. ALD11 genomic region, the following are encoded:
- a CDS encoding sulfite exporter TauE/SafE family protein: MDIQIIFESILNNWHVILLFFTVAVLYSSVGFGGGSSYLAILALTGIVFTQIRATALLCNIVVVSGNVFLFHRQQKVNWKKITPLVLLSIPLAFLGGKIKISQQFFFILLGFTLLFAAITMWLSRRIIASNEINANSKPLKNGVFGGVIGFISGMVGIGGGIFLAPLLHLTNWDTPKKIAATASVFILVNSIAGLVGQYSNPSFIIDWNLTSILLITVLIGGQIGSRISNTYLTPIQLKKATAILIAFVSIRILIKYLF; this comes from the coding sequence ATGGATATTCAAATCATTTTTGAATCAATTTTAAATAATTGGCATGTTATTTTGCTCTTTTTTACAGTCGCTGTTTTGTACTCTTCTGTTGGTTTTGGAGGAGGATCAAGCTATCTGGCAATTTTAGCTTTAACAGGAATCGTTTTTACACAAATTAGAGCAACTGCTTTGTTGTGTAATATTGTGGTAGTTTCTGGAAACGTGTTTTTGTTTCATCGACAACAAAAAGTTAATTGGAAAAAAATAACTCCTCTTGTTTTATTAAGCATTCCTTTGGCTTTTTTAGGTGGAAAAATAAAAATAAGTCAGCAATTTTTTTTTATTTTATTAGGTTTCACCTTACTATTTGCTGCAATTACTATGTGGCTGTCTAGAAGAATTATAGCATCAAATGAAATAAACGCCAATTCAAAACCTTTAAAAAACGGTGTTTTTGGTGGAGTTATTGGCTTTATTTCTGGAATGGTTGGTATCGGTGGTGGCATTTTTTTAGCTCCTTTATTACATCTTACAAATTGGGATACTCCTAAAAAAATAGCAGCAACGGCAAGTGTTTTTATTTTAGTAAACTCTATTGCTGGCTTAGTTGGTCAATATTCAAATCCTTCTTTTATAATCGATTGGAACTTAACTTCAATCTTGTTAATTACAGTTCTTATAGGAGGTCAAATAGGTAGTAGAATTAGTAATACTTACCTAACTCCTATTCAACTAAAAAAGGCAACCGCTATATTGATTGCCTTTGTAAGTATTCGAATTTTAATAAAATATTTATTCTAA
- a CDS encoding serine hydrolase, whose product MNTKTFFKSIVLSLFCIFFFTTSKAQSLESKIDAILSNQFKANEAGASVLVAKDGQVIYRKAFGKANLELDVDMTPDNVFQIGSITKQFTAVSILMLLEEGKLSLEDDITKFIPEYPTNGKKITVHHLLTHTSGIKSYTSMQGFGKVMTVDESPLEFIDFFKDEPMDFEPGEEYKYNNSAYFILGYIIEKVSETSYSKFIKERIFDKVNMSASYYGSHKKIIKNRASGYQKGADFSNAQYISLTLPFAAGSIMSNVDDMLKWQTAITNNVFVKETTIRKAFTNYTLNNGDKINYGYGWTFNEINEIPTIEHGGSIPGYKSIGIFVPSKDVYVIVFSNCSCNSPTNTAVKIAALAIDKPIFEKSKTVELSLEQLKKWVGTYQFNTGDFRYITLKDNQLYSKREGSSQAFQIFPTSPNSFSFEDGLISYDFFIKDGKKATIFKNRIYKEEGVLSEKVLKVQNVKTVSADVLKRYEGAYELKPNFIITITSKGSQLFLQATGQPEFELFSESNTKFFLKVVAATIEFHENDIGVIGALTLNQGGRAMKAKKK is encoded by the coding sequence ATGAACACAAAGACTTTTTTTAAATCGATAGTTCTAAGTCTCTTTTGCATCTTCTTTTTTACTACCAGTAAAGCGCAAAGTCTAGAATCTAAAATTGATGCTATATTAAGTAATCAATTTAAAGCGAATGAAGCAGGAGCTTCTGTCTTGGTAGCTAAAGACGGACAAGTTATTTACCGTAAAGCATTCGGAAAAGCAAATTTAGAGCTAGATGTAGATATGACTCCCGATAATGTTTTTCAAATTGGGTCAATCACAAAACAATTTACTGCCGTTTCAATTTTAATGTTGTTAGAAGAGGGAAAGCTAAGTTTAGAGGATGATATTACTAAATTTATTCCTGAGTACCCAACAAATGGAAAGAAAATAACAGTGCATCATTTATTAACCCATACATCAGGAATTAAGAGTTATACTTCTATGCAGGGTTTTGGAAAAGTAATGACAGTTGATGAATCACCTTTAGAATTTATAGATTTCTTTAAAGATGAACCAATGGATTTTGAACCTGGTGAAGAGTATAAGTATAATAATTCTGCTTATTTTATTTTAGGATATATTATTGAAAAAGTAAGCGAAACCTCTTATTCTAAGTTTATTAAAGAGCGAATTTTTGATAAAGTAAACATGAGTGCTTCCTATTACGGAAGTCATAAAAAAATAATTAAAAATAGAGCCTCTGGCTATCAAAAAGGAGCAGATTTTTCTAATGCACAATATATTAGTTTAACATTACCGTTTGCTGCTGGTTCTATAATGTCTAATGTAGACGATATGTTAAAATGGCAAACAGCTATTACAAATAATGTGTTTGTAAAAGAGACAACAATACGTAAAGCATTTACAAACTACACATTAAATAATGGAGATAAAATAAATTATGGTTATGGTTGGACTTTTAACGAGATAAATGAAATACCAACAATAGAACATGGAGGGTCTATTCCTGGATATAAATCTATAGGTATTTTTGTACCTAGTAAAGATGTGTATGTAATTGTATTTTCTAATTGTAGCTGCAATTCGCCTACTAATACTGCTGTTAAAATAGCTGCTTTAGCAATTGATAAGCCTATTTTCGAGAAGAGTAAAACAGTTGAATTATCTCTAGAACAATTAAAAAAATGGGTTGGAACCTATCAATTTAACACAGGTGATTTTCGATATATAACTTTAAAAGACAATCAACTATATAGTAAAAGAGAAGGAAGTTCACAAGCGTTTCAAATTTTCCCAACATCGCCAAATAGTTTTTCTTTTGAAGATGGATTAATTTCTTATGATTTTTTTATAAAAGATGGAAAAAAAGCGACTATTTTTAAAAATAGAATATATAAAGAAGAAGGAGTTTTAAGTGAAAAAGTATTGAAAGTACAAAATGTAAAAACTGTTTCTGCAGATGTTTTAAAAAGATATGAAGGGGCATACGAGTTAAAACCAAACTTTATAATCACTATAACTTCAAAAGGAAGTCAACTATTTCTTCAAGCAACAGGGCAGCCAGAGTTTGAGTTATTTTCAGAATCTAACACTAAATTCTTTTTAAAAGTAGTAGCTGCTACTATCGAGTTTCATGAAAATGATATAGGAGTAATAGGTGCTTTAACTTTAAATCAAGGAGGAAGAGCTATGAAAGCTAAAAAGAAATAA
- a CDS encoding TerC family protein — translation MLEVIFTLVMLVLLQAVLGFDNLLYISLESKKAPEADQKSVRKKGILIAIILRIVLLFVLVSIIDFFQEPFSFLSGGITDIVKFAFNGHSIIVLLGGGFIIYTAIKEIWHMISTKGMEVSEMATDRSTKSSKAVIFSIVLMNLVFSFDSILAAIGLTSEIENTTTAFIVMAIAIVISGLLMLIMADKISVFLSKNRMYEVLGLFILFIVGIMLVTEGGHLAHIKIFGEEIVPMSKTTFYFVLAILIIVDVVQGKYQKKLLAGK, via the coding sequence ATGTTAGAAGTTATTTTCACATTAGTAATGTTGGTTTTATTGCAAGCTGTTCTTGGTTTCGACAACTTACTTTATATTTCACTAGAATCTAAAAAAGCACCAGAAGCAGATCAAAAAAGTGTGAGAAAAAAAGGAATTTTAATAGCAATTATATTAAGAATCGTATTATTGTTTGTACTTGTTTCTATTATCGATTTTTTTCAAGAACCTTTTTCTTTTTTATCAGGAGGAATAACAGATATTGTAAAGTTTGCTTTTAACGGTCATAGTATTATTGTATTATTAGGTGGCGGTTTTATTATCTACACAGCCATCAAAGAAATTTGGCACATGATTTCTACAAAAGGAATGGAAGTTTCTGAAATGGCAACAGACAGAAGTACAAAGTCTTCTAAGGCAGTTATTTTTAGTATTGTTCTAATGAATTTAGTTTTTTCTTTCGACTCTATTTTAGCAGCAATTGGCCTTACAAGTGAAATAGAAAATACTACAACTGCATTTATTGTCATGGCAATTGCCATTGTAATTAGCGGGTTATTAATGCTAATTATGGCTGATAAAATCTCTGTATTTTTATCAAAAAATAGGATGTATGAAGTTTTAGGACTGTTTATCCTTTTTATTGTAGGAATAATGTTAGTTACAGAAGGTGGTCATTTGGCACACATCAAAATTTTTGGAGAAGAAATTGTACCAATGAGTAAAACAACCTTCTATTTTGTGTTGGCAATTTTAATAATTGTAGATGTAGTGCAAGGAAAATACCAAAAGAAGTTGTTGGCAGGAAAGTAA
- a CDS encoding glyoxalase — protein MNKKERPVLSDLVNDGTSDVEKFQNEVIRPVIKMQHHLLITSFKNYLQKRKIDLSVLVDKKKRNRVSSVFKTDNNYKNMTLGFIIGHFSEDEFAFYSEKSSEVNRRVLQIVSQRIKDSISEVE, from the coding sequence ATGAATAAAAAAGAACGACCAGTTTTATCAGATTTAGTAAATGATGGAACTTCAGATGTAGAAAAGTTTCAAAATGAAGTAATACGTCCTGTTATAAAAATGCAACATCATTTATTAATAACGTCCTTTAAAAATTATCTTCAGAAGAGAAAAATTGATTTATCTGTTTTAGTAGATAAGAAAAAAAGAAATAGAGTTTCTTCTGTTTTTAAAACAGATAATAATTACAAAAACATGACTTTAGGTTTTATTATAGGTCATTTTTCTGAAGATGAATTTGCCTTTTATTCAGAGAAATCATCTGAAGTTAATAGAAGAGTTTTACAGATTGTTTCTCAAAGAATAAAAGACAGTATTTCTGAAGTGGAGTAA
- the fabV gene encoding enoyl-ACP reductase FabV, translating into MIIEPRTRGFICLTSHPTGCEQNVINQIDYIKSKGKIEGAKRVLVLGSSTGFGLASRITSAFGSDAATIGVFFDKPATEGRPGSPGYYNTAAFEKHAHKEGLYAKSINGDAFSNEIKEQVVDLIKEDLGQIDLVIYSLASPVRTHPNTGKRFKSVLKPIGEVFTNKTVDFHTGKVSEISINPAEGEDVENTITVMGGEDWKMWMDALKAENLLSEGATTVAYSYIGPEVTRPVYRNGTIGAAKDHLEATAFTITDDLKSIGGKAFVSVNKALVTQASSAIPVIPLYISLLYKIMKAKGIHEGCIEQIQRLYSERLFGGDLALDEKGRIRIDDWEMREDVQAEIAELWKKATSENLPEIGDLQGYSDEFFSLFGFKVPGVDYDKDVNEIVEIPSEK; encoded by the coding sequence ATGATTATAGAACCAAGAACAAGAGGATTTATTTGTTTAACATCGCATCCAACAGGTTGTGAGCAAAACGTAATAAATCAAATAGACTATATAAAATCGAAAGGAAAAATAGAAGGCGCTAAAAGAGTGTTAGTTTTAGGCTCTTCTACAGGTTTCGGATTGGCATCGAGAATTACAAGTGCATTTGGTTCAGATGCAGCAACAATTGGTGTGTTTTTTGACAAACCGGCAACAGAAGGAAGACCTGGTTCTCCAGGTTATTACAACACAGCAGCTTTTGAAAAACATGCGCACAAAGAAGGTTTGTATGCAAAAAGTATTAATGGAGATGCATTTTCAAATGAAATAAAAGAACAAGTTGTAGACTTAATTAAAGAAGATTTAGGTCAGATTGATTTGGTAATTTACAGTTTAGCATCGCCAGTAAGAACACACCCAAACACAGGAAAAAGATTCAAATCGGTTTTAAAACCAATTGGAGAAGTTTTTACCAATAAAACAGTAGATTTTCATACAGGAAAAGTATCAGAAATATCTATAAACCCTGCTGAAGGAGAAGATGTAGAAAATACAATTACAGTAATGGGAGGTGAAGATTGGAAAATGTGGATGGATGCTTTAAAAGCTGAAAATTTACTTTCTGAAGGCGCTACAACAGTTGCATATTCTTACATTGGCCCAGAGGTAACAAGACCAGTTTACAGAAACGGAACAATTGGTGCAGCAAAAGACCATTTAGAAGCAACCGCTTTTACAATTACAGATGATTTAAAATCGATCGGTGGAAAAGCTTTTGTTTCTGTAAATAAAGCATTGGTAACACAAGCAAGTTCTGCAATTCCTGTAATTCCTTTATACATTTCTTTGTTGTATAAAATAATGAAAGCAAAAGGAATTCATGAAGGGTGTATCGAACAAATTCAGCGTTTGTATAGCGAACGCTTATTTGGTGGTGATTTAGCACTAGACGAAAAAGGAAGAATTAGAATAGACGACTGGGAAATGCGTGAAGATGTACAAGCAGAAATTGCTGAACTTTGGAAAAAAGCAACTTCAGAAAATTTACCAGAAATAGGAGATTTACAAGGATATAGCGATGAGTTTTTTAGCTTATTTGGTTTTAAAGTACCTGGTGTAGATTATGATAAAGATGTAAATGAAATAGTTGAAATTCCTAGTGAAAAGTAA
- a CDS encoding phosphoribosylaminoimidazolesuccinocarboxamide synthase: MNTINETNFQFPNQKSVYKGKVREVYNINDELLVMVATDRLSAFDVILPRQIPFKGQILNQIATKMMNETADVVPNWLLANPDENVAVGHLCEPFKVEMVIRGYMSGHAAREYKLGKRVLCGVAMAEGLKENDKFPEALITPSTKADNGDHDEDITREDILSKGVVSEEDYIVLEEYTRKLFQRGTEIAASRGLILVDTKYEFGKTKEGKIVLIDEIHTPDSSRYFYAEGYQERQDKGESQKQLSKEFVRQWLIENGFQGQDNQQIPEMSDEKVIEISNRYIELYEQITGEAFVKAATQNVMNRIEKNVNSFLASK; the protein is encoded by the coding sequence ATGAATACAATTAACGAAACTAACTTTCAATTTCCTAACCAGAAGTCTGTTTATAAAGGTAAAGTAAGAGAAGTTTATAATATTAATGACGAACTTTTAGTAATGGTTGCAACAGATAGATTGTCTGCTTTCGACGTTATTTTACCACGCCAAATTCCGTTTAAAGGTCAGATTTTGAATCAGATTGCAACAAAAATGATGAATGAAACAGCAGATGTTGTTCCTAATTGGTTACTTGCAAATCCAGATGAGAATGTAGCTGTAGGTCATTTATGCGAACCCTTTAAAGTAGAAATGGTTATTAGAGGTTACATGTCTGGTCATGCTGCAAGAGAGTACAAACTTGGTAAAAGAGTTTTATGTGGTGTAGCAATGGCAGAAGGTTTAAAGGAAAATGATAAATTTCCGGAAGCTTTAATAACGCCATCTACAAAAGCAGATAATGGCGATCATGATGAAGATATAACGCGTGAAGATATTTTGTCTAAAGGAGTTGTTTCTGAAGAAGATTATATTGTTTTAGAAGAGTATACTCGAAAATTATTTCAAAGAGGAACAGAGATTGCAGCTTCTCGTGGATTAATTTTAGTGGATACGAAGTATGAATTCGGAAAAACGAAAGAAGGGAAAATTGTGTTGATTGATGAAATTCACACGCCAGATTCTTCTCGTTACTTTTATGCGGAAGGATATCAAGAAAGACAAGACAAAGGAGAATCTCAAAAACAATTGTCTAAAGAATTTGTAAGACAATGGTTGATAGAAAATGGATTTCAAGGACAAGACAACCAACAGATACCCGAAATGTCAGATGAGAAAGTCATCGAAATTTCTAATAGATATATAGAATTATACGAGCAAATTACTGGCGAAGCTTTTGTAAAAGCAGCTACACAAAATGTAATGAATAGAATTGAAAAGAATGTAAATTCTTTTTTAGCTTCTAAATAA
- a CDS encoding PhoH family protein, producing MNERIIALEEINPSDFFGAHNSTIEQIKKYFPKIKIVARGSKLKIYGEPDLLDEFEIRLERLIKYYNRYNKLDDNSIERILTSNGNEEKASASKKIKDILVHGVGGKLIKPQTENQRKMVTLMGKNDMLFAVGPAGTGKTYTAVALAVKALKEKEVRKIILTRPAVESGENLGFLPGDLKEKLDPYMQPLYDALRDMIPHERLESHIEKGVIQIAPLAFMRGRTLDNAFVILDEAQNTTHNQMKMFLTRMGKSAKFIITGDPGQIDLPRKQVSGLKESLLALKDIDGIAQVYLDDKDVVRHKLVRKIIGAYKRIETE from the coding sequence TTGAACGAACGCATTATAGCCTTAGAAGAAATTAACCCAAGCGACTTTTTTGGAGCACATAATAGCACCATAGAGCAGATAAAAAAATATTTTCCTAAAATTAAAATTGTTGCTCGCGGCTCTAAATTAAAAATTTACGGAGAACCTGATCTTTTAGATGAGTTCGAAATTCGTTTAGAGCGTTTGATAAAATATTACAATCGTTATAATAAGTTAGACGATAATAGTATTGAACGCATTTTAACTTCAAACGGTAACGAAGAAAAAGCAAGTGCTTCTAAAAAAATTAAAGACATTTTAGTGCATGGAGTTGGTGGGAAGTTGATAAAACCACAAACAGAAAACCAGCGTAAGATGGTTACTTTAATGGGGAAAAACGATATGTTGTTTGCTGTTGGACCAGCAGGAACGGGTAAAACATATACTGCGGTTGCTTTGGCTGTAAAAGCTTTGAAAGAAAAAGAAGTTCGGAAAATTATTTTAACAAGACCCGCGGTAGAATCTGGAGAAAACTTAGGATTTCTTCCTGGAGATTTAAAGGAAAAACTAGACCCTTATATGCAACCATTATATGATGCATTAAGAGATATGATTCCGCATGAAAGATTAGAATCTCATATAGAAAAAGGCGTTATTCAAATTGCACCTTTGGCATTTATGCGTGGTAGAACTTTAGACAACGCATTTGTTATTTTAGATGAAGCACAAAATACAACGCACAATCAAATGAAGATGTTTTTAACCAGAATGGGTAAAAGTGCAAAATTTATTATTACTGGAGATCCTGGACAGATAGATTTACCAAGAAAACAAGTTTCTGGTTTAAAAGAATCTTTATTGGCTTTAAAAGATATTGATGGAATTGCACAAGTATATTTAGATGATAAAGATGTGGTAAGACATAAATTAGTGAGAAAAATTATTGGTGCATATAAGCGTATAGAAACGGAATAA
- a CDS encoding S-adenosyl-l-methionine hydroxide adenosyltransferase family protein, with protein MSLITLTTDFGTKDHFVGAVKGAIYSELSDARIVDITHEISPFNITETAYILKNSYKSFPEGTIHIVGVDSELSEDNKHIALELDGHFFVCPDNGIISMIALEIKPTKIVEINIHDRVESSFPVLDVFVQVACFIARGGNLTVIGKEIEEFKTNVEIQPKVDHEQNQIAGGIVYIDNYGNVITNISKKMFHEVGKGRNFKINARKHSFSKIFTKYNEVASNSAYSHQQYEGHKLALFNSAEFLEIAIYRSNLDTVGGASSLLGLAYRDTVTVDFINEPE; from the coding sequence ATGTCTTTAATTACTTTAACCACAGATTTCGGAACGAAAGATCACTTTGTAGGTGCTGTAAAAGGAGCTATTTACTCTGAGCTTTCAGATGCAAGAATTGTAGATATTACACATGAAATCTCTCCGTTTAATATTACGGAAACTGCCTATATTTTAAAGAACTCTTATAAAAGTTTTCCTGAAGGAACTATACATATTGTTGGTGTAGATTCAGAATTAAGTGAAGACAATAAACACATTGCTTTAGAGTTAGATGGTCACTTTTTTGTATGTCCAGATAACGGCATCATCTCTATGATTGCTTTAGAAATTAAACCCACTAAAATTGTAGAAATTAACATTCATGACAGAGTAGAAAGTAGTTTTCCTGTGTTAGATGTTTTTGTGCAAGTAGCTTGTTTTATTGCGAGAGGTGGAAATTTAACTGTTATTGGAAAAGAAATTGAAGAATTTAAAACAAATGTTGAAATTCAACCAAAGGTAGATCACGAACAAAATCAAATAGCGGGTGGCATTGTTTATATTGATAATTATGGCAACGTAATTACCAACATTAGTAAAAAAATGTTTCATGAAGTTGGTAAAGGAAGAAACTTTAAAATAAACGCAAGAAAGCATTCTTTCTCTAAAATATTTACAAAATATAATGAAGTTGCTAGCAATAGTGCATACAGTCATCAACAATATGAAGGCCATAAATTAGCTTTATTTAATTCTGCAGAATTTTTAGAAATAGCCATTTATAGAAGTAATTTAGACACCGTTGGTGGTGCTTCTTCTTTGCTTGGTTTAGCATATAGAGACACCGTTACTGTTGATTTTATTAACGAACCTGAATAA
- a CDS encoding putative quinol monooxygenase has protein sequence MFVRIVKMSFHLEHIATFESIFEEKKQFIRASKGCNLLELYQDKNNPEIFFTYSYWETPQDLENYRNSELFTTVWAKTKALFNDKPEAWSVDKKVSLQ, from the coding sequence ATGTTTGTAAGAATTGTAAAGATGAGTTTTCATCTAGAACACATCGCAACTTTTGAATCGATTTTTGAAGAAAAAAAACAATTTATTAGAGCCTCTAAAGGTTGTAATTTATTAGAACTGTATCAAGACAAAAATAATCCTGAAATATTTTTCACTTATTCATACTGGGAAACACCGCAAGATTTAGAAAATTATAGAAACTCTGAGCTTTTTACAACTGTTTGGGCAAAAACAAAAGCTTTATTTAATGATAAGCCAGAAGCTTGGAGCGTTGATAAAAAAGTGAGTTTACAATAA
- a CDS encoding GNAT family N-acetyltransferase, which produces MDFDFTTFPVLETERLTLRALNLEDTKAIFGLRTNKEVNEFIDRKTPKNLSEARAFIDLISNQAANNKGVFWVIEAKNNHQLLGTIGLRNFEDEEDYAEIGYEIHPDYQDRGYMSEAFKEILKFGFKEMNLKTFEAFTHKNNNASKALLEKHSFVFQPERTDEGFVNNVIYKLTGNN; this is translated from the coding sequence ATGGATTTCGATTTTACTACTTTTCCTGTTTTAGAAACAGAAAGATTAACCTTAAGAGCGTTAAACTTAGAGGACACAAAAGCAATTTTTGGCTTAAGAACAAACAAAGAAGTTAATGAATTTATTGATAGAAAAACACCAAAAAATCTTTCTGAGGCAAGAGCTTTTATTGATCTTATTTCTAATCAAGCCGCAAACAATAAAGGTGTTTTTTGGGTAATCGAAGCAAAAAATAATCATCAATTACTTGGAACTATTGGTTTGCGTAATTTTGAAGATGAAGAAGATTATGCAGAAATTGGGTATGAAATACACCCAGATTACCAAGATAGAGGTTATATGAGTGAAGCTTTTAAAGAAATTTTAAAGTTCGGTTTTAAAGAAATGAACTTAAAAACCTTTGAAGCTTTTACACACAAGAATAATAATGCTTCTAAAGCGTTATTAGAGAAACATAGTTTTGTTTTTCAACCAGAAAGAACAGATGAAGGTTTTGTAAATAATGTAATTTATAAACTTACAGGTAATAATTAA
- the gldF gene encoding gliding motility-associated ABC transporter permease subunit GldF — protein MIAILKKEFNSFFASPIAYLVIGVFLLINGLFLWFFKDDFNILNAGFADLNPFFFLAPWLFLFLIPAITMKSFADEFNNGTIELLMTKPISNWQIVLGKFSASLLLVVVALIPTLTYVYTVYQLGNPIGNIDFGTTIGSYIGLLFLAATYTAIGLFTSTLSKNQIVAFILSIFITFILFFGFDAIANSIDNNLTIQKLGINEHFKSISRGVIDTRDLIYFISVTFFFLFITKTRLENE, from the coding sequence TTGATAGCAATATTAAAAAAAGAATTCAACTCGTTTTTTGCAAGCCCGATTGCATATCTAGTAATTGGTGTTTTCTTACTGATTAACGGTTTGTTTTTATGGTTCTTTAAAGATGATTTCAATATTTTAAATGCTGGTTTCGCAGATTTGAATCCGTTTTTCTTTTTAGCGCCTTGGCTGTTTTTATTTTTGATTCCGGCCATTACCATGAAAAGTTTTGCTGATGAGTTTAACAACGGAACTATCGAACTTCTAATGACAAAACCAATTTCTAATTGGCAAATAGTTTTAGGAAAATTCTCGGCTTCCCTCCTATTAGTTGTTGTTGCTTTAATACCCACTTTAACGTATGTTTATACCGTTTATCAATTAGGTAACCCGATTGGTAATATAGATTTTGGTACTACAATTGGTTCTTACATTGGTTTATTATTTTTAGCAGCAACTTATACTGCTATTGGTTTATTTACTTCAACATTGTCTAAAAACCAGATTGTTGCTTTTATTTTAAGCATTTTTATCACCTTTATATTATTCTTTGGTTTTGATGCTATTGCAAATTCAATAGATAATAATTTAACAATTCAAAAACTAGGAATAAACGAACACTTTAAAAGTATTTCTCGCGGAGTTATAGATACAAGAGATCTTATTTACTTTATAAGCGTTACTTTTTTCTTTTTATTCATCACTAAAACACGTTTAGAAAATGAATAA